Within Runella rosea, the genomic segment AATATAAGGTTATCCTTTTGATAAATGAGACTCAAAACTACAAAAAAACGCGGAGAAGCCTCTCCGCGCCCGTCAACAACGACCTAGTTCATTTCTTAAAATTAATTTCCTTGTTTTGGCAAAAAAGAAGTATCTACCTCGTACACGCCATAATCTTTTGGAGAAACACGCACCGTCACTTTTTGCCCAGGCGACATAAAAGGCGCAGGATTGAACCAAATGTTATCGCTTTCGTAGCTATAAACTTTTTGGGACTGTGGTTCAAAATATTGAGCAATAATCATCCAGGGATGTTTTCCACCTACCGAAAGGGATGTATTGTACCGGACATCCACTACGTCGGCCATGATAATTTGACCATTAAGGCGCAACCAATCGTTTAGGCGTTTGCGACGCCAGCGCCAGATAAATCCGCCGTAACCTATTGCCCCAAAAATAAGCCCGATTCCGCCAAAAATACCCGGCAAAAGCCACGAATCAAGCCCCGAAAGAACCACTTCATCGGGGTCATTGGGCAAATACCACAGGGTTACGTTTTCCCCTTCGTCGTAAGACGGCGGACTTGAATACGTAGAAGAATAGTAAGTGCGGCTCTCTCCCGATTGCGTCATGAAAGAGATAACAGGCGCTCGCCCTCCTTTTGACGAACTGCTGAACGATACAACCGTTCCGGTGGTTTTGATACCGTTTTGTTTGATTTTCTGATCGGCGCTCCAAGTAAGAAAGCCAATAGCACCGAAGAGCGTCCCTACGGCCGCAAATATGGCAAAGAAAATACCGAAAAAACTATTCTTCATCTGCGTATAAATTTAACAAACAATACACTGGTTATCAGCGCTGTTTCGAACAAAACTAAAAACTAATTTTTGTACTGAAAAAGCAATTTATTCAACGGCAAAATCACCACGGTTCAACACCTTTATCGTACGGCTCAATGCTGATTTTGCCCCGTTTTACCCCCAAAAACCAACGCTTTGGTCAGTTTTATTTTTCGTTTCAATCCCTTCTTTCTACTTTCATCGAATACCAATTGTATCGATTCAGCTTGTCAAATCCGTTTAATGAAGTAAAAGAAGGCCATTTTTTTTGCACTTTTACGTCTTACTTAACTTTTTTCAGCCACAACAAATGCGGACAGGCTCATCCCTTTTTTTTAGTCTACTTTTGAGCTGTTGGACACAGGTTCTGGTGCTTGGGCAATCTTCCGAAATCTCTTTTCAGCACCTGAGTCCTGAGCAGGGGCTTCCTATTCATTATTGCACTGGTATTGCCCAAGATACGTCGGGTTTTATCTGGATTGGTACGTTGGCTGGACTAGCACGCTACGACGGTATTCGATGCAAAGTCTTTGACCACGACCGCCAAAACCCCCATTCGCTTTCGGATATTATTGTTCGTTCCGTTTTGTTATCCAAAAATGGCACCCTTTGGGTAGGAACGCAGCATGGATTTAACCGAATGGACTTTAAAACGCAGCAATTTGAGCGATTTCATTTTACCAAATACGGTGAGCGCTCCGATTATATTCGCTGTATCGGCGAAGACTTCCGGGGTAAACTCTGGCTCGGTAGCGCCAACGGACTGATTCTTTTTGACCCCAAAACCAAGCAATCAGAATTAATTAAGCTTCCTACCGACCCCTCCTCAAAGCCGCTCGTTTATTCTGTTCGCTCGTTGCTGATTGAT encodes:
- a CDS encoding DUF3592 domain-containing protein, with translation MKNSFFGIFFAIFAAVGTLFGAIGFLTWSADQKIKQNGIKTTGTVVSFSSSSKGGRAPVISFMTQSGESRTYYSSTYSSPPSYDEGENVTLWYLPNDPDEVVLSGLDSWLLPGIFGGIGLIFGAIGYGGFIWRWRRKRLNDWLRLNGQIIMADVVDVRYNTSLSVGGKHPWMIIAQYFEPQSQKVYSYESDNIWFNPAPFMSPGQKVTVRVSPKDYGVYEVDTSFLPKQGN